Genomic window (Paenibacillus sp. 37):
TCTCGAAGGATTCAAGACGATCCGCCAGGTGATGAGTAACTCCACCCTTCGGGCCAAGGTACGCCATGTTATGGAAGAGACGGGTCAGATGCTTATCCAGAAGCATGGATTCAACGCACAGAAGCATAACAAATATATCGACACCATACTGGAACGCTTCGCCAATCCCAACCTGACGGATCAGGTCACCCGGGTCGGACGTTCCCCCCTTCGCAAGCTTTCGCCTCATGATCGGCTTGTTCGCCCAGCGCTGCAGGCCATTGAATTCGGAATTGACATTCCTCATTTAACTTCTGCTATGGCGGCCGCAATGTTGTTTAATGACAAGCGCGACGAGGAAGCCATGAAGCTACAACACATGATTCGCGAAGATGGCGTCTCCGCCTTCATCCGTGAACGCATGGGAATTCCCGACGAACATCCCGTTCATCAGAATGTAATCGCCCGTTATCAAGAACTTAGAGGGCGCAAGGAATCGACTATACTAACCTGAGTAACGGATCAGGGCATGGGTTCGATCCTGCAAACTGAATAGAAACACAGCCAAGAAGCCGGGAGGAACCTTTGCAGCATCGCTCCTTCCGGCTCTTTGTCTATGCACGGCGTGGCATGGCACGGTACATTCTATCTACATTGTAGTAACGTTAATAAAACAGCGCACCTCCTCTCTCAAGGAAATACGCTGTTTAGGGAATCTTTTTTTAAATTTACTACATCGTTTGGCTCAGCCTTGGGCCTCATCCCTTTTCTACTCATTCATGATGGAATTAAGGGATGCATATGCCATGGGCAGGAAACCTTCCGAAGGTTCACCAATAGGTGCTTGGATGTGGAAAATGTAACCATTCCCGTCCAGTTCTTTGACAATAAAGTACTCTGTTTTCTTATCATTCTGGGACATCATGTACAATTTCGCATCCTTCATCGGGCCGTTGCTGAGTTGTTCAGCCGTTAACTGCTTCACTTCTCCGGTCTCGGACAACTCTTCCTTGGCATCCATCTTCAGCGCATCCAGATTGTAATTCACCGGCAACTTCTCAATCTCTACCTCATAATCGGGATCAATCTTCATTGTTAATTCATGGTCTTCGGCGTCAAAAGCCATCGGTTCAAACACATAAAGTGAATAACCTTTCGCTTGTGCCAGTGTGACTGGACGTTTCTCGGTCATTCCTTCTACCGCCACTTCCAACTCTGATGTCTTCGGACGATCGGAAGTTACTGTACCGCCTGTATTGGAACCGTTATTGTCATCACTCGATTCAATCTTTGCAATCTCTGTAAGTACCAACTGTTTTGTTGTTGCATCAATCGTTTTCTCTACATATTTGAAACGAACGGAATCTTCGTCATCGATATCATCCAGAGACTTCTGCAGATCTTCGCTCACCTGGAATGACATCGGCTTCTCATTCACTCGAATCTCAACGGTATGTGGATCAGCCCACCCAGTCAGAATACCTTCTGCTTCTATTGCAGCACTTTCATTCGGTTGTTGCTCCGGTGCTGGTGACTGTTCTTCCGTATTATTCACTGGCGGCTGTGCAGCAGGATTACTGTTCCCACAGGCCACAAGCGAGAATCCCATAAGTAAAACCAGGAGTGATGCACTGACTTTCATTGTATTTCCTTTTCGCATATGAACACCTCCGTTAGCTTATACGCAATGATGCTTGTCCATGTTGCTTCTCATCCATTGGCTTGGCTGTATACTAGTACTTACACGGGAGAAAGGCAGCTCAATCATGCAAAATGTCTGAACGATTTTTGTAGTCCTCTACCTAACTGGCCTGATCCATCTGTACCAGTTTGGCATTGGCTACGTTAAATGCTTTGGTCTGGAGGTTAAATTGCTTGCGGAATTCAGCAAGCTTCGCATATTCGCTATTTCGTAACCGAATGGCTCGCTTGATCTTAACCAGATTAGGTTCTGCACTTTCTCTCATCAGATCATACAACTGCTCATCGGCACTCAGACTCAGCTGATACGAGGCAATAAAATTTTCCAATGCACGCGCTCTTGCTTCATATTGATCCAGCACCTTCTCAGCCTGTGCCAACGTTTCTTTGTTTTCAAATGATAGTTCTTTCAATGAACTGCGCAGGTCTACCGTCTTCTCGTTGGTCTGTTTCATGGCCTCTTCTGCCTGTTTCAACAACGTTCTTCGTTCATCAATATGATCTGCCGCCTGATCCAGCAGTGCTTCGAGATCACTGTTTTTGTTCTTGCCTTTGTCTAAAATGGACTTGTATAACTTCATATCTTCCTGCTCATGACTGGTCAGATTGTTCAAACTCTGATCAATCTTCTGACCACTGAGCACCAATTGGTTTACCTGATTTGCCGCAGGCTCCTGCGGATCTCCACAACCACTCGCCAGCAAAACTAGCAATACACTAACTGCTGCAAGCGCCACTTTTTTACTCGTTAGCACCAAAGTCCTTCCTCTCTTGCATCATCTTGTTGTTATACTACAAGCGTGTATCTCCGCTAAAATTGGCTACCCAGTGTGCATCCGGATCGTATACTTCGAACTCGTAACCCCGATCTTCGAGTAACTTCAGAATACGTGGTAAAGCCTGAACCGTCTGCTCGCGCTCATGCATCAGAATCACTTCCTTATCCCGATGTACACTTTTGCTCACCCGGGCCACAATCTTGTCTGGCTGACCGGGAAGATTCCAATCGAGTGAATCTGTCGTCCAGTCCCACATTTTGAACCCGGCCGCAGCAATGTCACCTCTGAACTTTTCACCGATCTGTGGACTGCTGCCATAAGGTGCACGAATCAGATGAGGCGTAAAACCAATCAGGTCCTGCACCATCTTCTGCTCTTTCTTGAATTCTTTCACAAAGTTTGCCGAGTTGCCGCTCTTATACAGCTTTTTATAGTTATGCGTCATGCTGTGAAGTCCAGGATAACTGCCTTCCTTCAACAGCCGTTTCACTGCTTCTGGATGCTGATTCAACTGACGTCCGATCATAAAAAAGGTAGCTTTCGCCTCATGTTGCTTCAATATATCCAGCAGTTGTTCTGTATATTCAGTTGGCCCATCATCAAACGTTATGTATGCCAATTTGCGAACCTGGCCCTGGAACCGTACCGGCTCCTCCTTCGCATCCGGAGTAACTTGTATCATGCCGAGCTTGGCCGGCTGTTCGATTACAGTCATCGGAGGCGGCGCCACAACGCTTTTGATCCAATGCGTCATGCCAAGGAATATATAGGTTACACCGGTAACGAACAATACCAGAAGCATTAGAGCTATGCTAATCCTTCCATACCGGATTTTTCTTCGTTTATGTGTTTTCTTGCGACTTGTGCTAGGCGGAATACTTCCACGATCTCCCGCTCTCTCTTGTTGGACTCTCACTGTCATGCCACTTCCTTACTTTCATTTATTCCCGATTATTGGTATATTATCTCGTTTCATGTCTCTATATAGAAGATTAATAGAAAAATGGATCGGGAGAATGACAGAATAGTTACAAGCCCGGTTACAATCTACTTATCTCTTCGCTCTATATATCTTTCCTGCGGTTACCTTCTCCTGTATAATGAAGTGATTTACGCCATCAGACTTCAAGAAGGAGCTACACCCATGACAAGTTTGAACCGTGCCGGCAGATCCATCTATCTGTTATTCTTTGTCGGCATTATCGCGATTTCTTTCTCTTCGATCTTTGTACGCTGGTCTACCGCAGACGTTGCGGTCATTGCCATGTACCGTTTATTTCTGACCAACCTGCTGATGCTCCCTTTTGTCTGGAAATATAGACACGAGATGATGCGTCTGAATGCACGACAGTGGGGATTGCTGCTTGCATCCGGTGTGATGTTGGCCCTTCATTTCCTGCTCTGGATGGGTTCACTGCGGCTCACCAGTGTTGCCAGTTC
Coding sequences:
- a CDS encoding YkyA family protein → MLTSKKVALAAVSVLLVLLASGCGDPQEPAANQVNQLVLSGQKIDQSLNNLTSHEQEDMKLYKSILDKGKNKNSDLEALLDQAADHIDERRTLLKQAEEAMKQTNEKTVDLRSSLKELSFENKETLAQAEKVLDQYEARARALENFIASYQLSLSADEQLYDLMRESAEPNLVKIKRAIRLRNSEYAKLAEFRKQFNLQTKAFNVANAKLVQMDQAS
- a CDS encoding polysaccharide deacetylase family protein, with the protein product MTVRVQQERAGDRGSIPPSTSRKKTHKRRKIRYGRISIALMLLVLFVTGVTYIFLGMTHWIKSVVAPPPMTVIEQPAKLGMIQVTPDAKEEPVRFQGQVRKLAYITFDDGPTEYTEQLLDILKQHEAKATFFMIGRQLNQHPEAVKRLLKEGSYPGLHSMTHNYKKLYKSGNSANFVKEFKKEQKMVQDLIGFTPHLIRAPYGSSPQIGEKFRGDIAAAGFKMWDWTTDSLDWNLPGQPDKIVARVSKSVHRDKEVILMHEREQTVQALPRILKLLEDRGYEFEVYDPDAHWVANFSGDTRL